The genomic stretch GTTTGAAAGGTTCTCTTACCTTAATCCTTTTCAATTTGGAGGTGaacatgtaattttctttttccccaaaagcccagcatttcagctggagagtggTAGCTGTCCCTAAAGAAATAACTTGAGCAGGGTTGAGCTGTTGAAGGTTTTTTAGGTTTGtctgttgtggtttgttttggggattttaaaatctttcttgctTGCTTCCTGGAACAGAGAGCACAATTACGGAGCTCAGGACGGCTGGCAGAAATCTCCCCAAGCCCAAGGCCGGCAGAGCTTGGCAGGATCTCAGCACCACAGCCTGTGTATgtatggatggaaggatgggtggaaggatgaatggatggatggatggatggatggatggatggatggatggatggatggatggatggatgggatggatggggaatgCGACCTGAGTCACCTGGGAGTGTTGGAAAATGTCAACCAAGCCCCCAGCGgtgtcaggggaacattcctgataaatccctggtggagctgcagagtttctggccttgggcactgggtgggctgtgctggctgggcactggctggGTCTGCCCCTCGGTGTCTCAAATCTCACctttttgctgccttctctgtcttttcctctcccactgtgctttttgcatcCCCACTGGGTGTTAATGCCTGTCCTCTGTAGTTGCTCAATGCAAgcagttgcagctgctgcagcacctcagtgtcatccctgggctgcctttagaacagacctgccccagcctggattgggaagggctggattaaaccatttctcagttcaacgtgccagcactcagccaggggctgcatcctggccagcagctgctcgtgcaggtgtccctccctcccactgcaggtccctgttcatagttatttattttccagagatgAGCTCCACCCACTTAAATTCAAACCCCAGCCACCGAAGGAGAGGAGAACCAGTCTGGAATCCCCGGCAACTCGATGGAGGCACTTCAGGACTGGAAAGGTggaggcagccagagccctgaaAGAAGTGCAGGATTTTACCCACTCTTCAGGAGCAGAGATAGATTTTCTTGTACACCTACTGCTTGCtttgcctccccagcctgccagcaccaagtcctgctcatgctgagctccctttttgctgccctgctgtgctgtgccctgacagtgggctgggcagcagggccagtggctggaCGGACATGGGCTGAGGGGTAGGGAGAAATAGGAGAGTTTTCCTTGGAGAAGCTGACTCAGATCCTACAGGCCTGTGctgagtgtgggattttttgtcttgcttccttccccatgtaagatgaggcttttctctgcatcatcatggtaacacctccagcttccctcccagagcaagctgggatgatcctgatctccatggagcctcttcccaaggcagccagactccctgtttgcagggctctgctttcacccagagctgctattgcactgctggccctggagctgTCTGACAAAGGGAGACTTTGCAGGGGGCTGTCTCTTCCTCCCAGCATAGAAAATGGCTTGTTTTTTGGGTTCCAGCACCAACTCCTGAGCACCCTCGCCTCCCTCGAGGCTTGGAGGGATTCAGGTGCTCCCTGGACGTGGCTCACACTCCCCTGGGAGCGGAGAAGGCAAGAGGGAATCTGTCTCCCTTGCCCCTTgtcagtgtggcaagcagggctggagctgccagtgccactgggggccctcagcattggccacagaggggcctcccatccctgcaggcccatcacaaagtgctgctggagcagctgcttgttGGAGAGGCCGTGCAGGACACGTTGTAGGGCTGCCCAAGGACGCTGTGCGGCACCTGTGGAGGGCACTGCTACCCCTGGAACTCCTCAGGTGCTCCGCAGGAAAGTTTTGCAGGAGCTTTTGCTGTAGCACCTTgagaaagcagcatttaaatcaGAGAGACAGGGGAAGAGCCTCAGGAGTCagatgagctgggctggactccttccctcagctccaagagctctcactctgagtctcctccttttctaaaagcaggaagttttgaaactttttaaaggcaagttgggcatcagagagaatttctaCTGCCAGGAGCCATCCCAGTTCACTTTCATGTCATGTACTAATTAATGCATTGACCCGTGAGTATGGGAGAAGATTTTCCCCATGGTCCCTGCACTGGTCAGTGGCATGGATGCAGGATGAGGTGAGGGTGATTCTGGCAGTGTTTGGGGAATAGGCCCCTCTGGCTACAGCTGCACTTTGCTCCAAGATGCTCTTCTGCCTCCATTTCCATGCTCAACACCTCAATCTCTCCTGTCTTCCATCCAGGCTTTCAGCAacctgccactgccaggtgtgctgcagccaggagagagcCAGCAGGTCTCCTCCACCGTCTCTGGCCACCTCACCACCACCTGCAATGTCCCGGAGCTGTGCCACGTGGAGGGAGGCTCCACCTCCGaggtgctggtgcccagggcagcctcacgtgtcagctcctccctgagcccctGGGAGATCACCTGTGGCTCACAGGCCCctctcagggacaggtgagtcagccTTCCGtgggttcctgctctgccatggtttattgtccctgcagggcttccctgctccaaggcctctgagctcagaggagctgcacagcaaaggccagcagcaacacagggatggccactctgagctccctggctgccaagAGAGGAAGGACCTTCTTCTGTTGAGACAGAACATCTTCTTCTCTATTtgagtgctgagccctgctggcttagctgctgtctgcagggagctgggctctgggcttgcCTTGGCACCACCTCTAGAGGTGTCTGAAAGTCCATAGTGTTGAGTGGCATCTTcttcatcatctgccttcttcaCCAAAACAGTGGGACTGTGGTATGGGCAGGCGTGGGGCACAGAGCAAACCTTGCtttgggtcctgctcctgccacagatgAAGTCCTTGCACTGCTGATCTGCCAGGGTTCTCCTTATGGTGGGACGGCAGCCAGAAAGGCTCCTGTCCTTTAggctcccctgcagctgcagcagtagGCAAGCATAGGagaagctcagctccagcaaggcagccagctcaggacaCACAGGCCAAGTGTGGAGCTGGGAGTGGAGGCTGCTTAAAGccagcctgtgcagcaggacTTCTTCAGGCCAGGCTGAAGTTGGTttcatggggaggagatggatgaGGCTGCTTCCAatggtttccatggcagccagcACTGGTTTGCTTGGTCCCAGCTGGGTTCCAGCAGGAAATCTGGCTGACAAGAGCCTGTCTTGCAGGAGAGGAgttcctgcagcctttgctttctgaCTGATAGGATTGTTCTCATGAAGGAGCAGGCTAGGAGTCGTTAAAACTGAAGATCACGGACAGAGACTCTCTAACTAATTAAAGTTAGACAGTGGGATGTTTATTAACACTAGTGGGCGGCACCTAAGTTGTCCCTAAAAGGCGTGACCGCTCTGTCCAAGATTCTTTGCCCTCTTTATTTCCCAAGATCTTACATACAATACATCTGCacaaccccagcacctcccatccctgctctgtattCAAATGAGGTCATTGGTCCTTCACTCCTGTGCAATTCTTCCCTTGAACTGGGTCAATGGTCTCGAAGTGGGTCAGTTGTCTTAGGGATGAAGTCAGGAATGTCTTTATCAGGTCTCTGTGACCCTCTGGCACCATCCAAGGTCCCCAACTTAGTGATTGATTGACATCAAGCCCAGGTGCTAACCATTGTTCTACTGGTTTCAAGATGTTCTTATACCAGTTCACTTCCTCCACTTCCCTCTAGAAAGATGCTCCTAATGGTAAACAATAGAACAATCAGCTCCAGCTTAAGCATCTCATAATCATTAACCTATGGTCTGCCTATCTAACCTACATCCTGATCAATGGGAATTGCTTCTAACCCTCAGCTGAAATCTGAACCTCTTTAAAATCATGCCTCAGCTATGCCCAGGGAGAAGGGGGCTGAATGAGCTGAGTAAGAACTGTAGGAGAGCTAAGCAGATGTCAGcaatctgtgctctgctttaaACTGGGAAGCCAAGAGACAAAGGGCATTTccaggcaccagcacagagagctgctggatcagcctttggcaggggctggaggggtctGGCTGTGCCTTCAGAGGGAGCTTGCACAGCCAACACCTTATGATGGCAAAGCTCAGGTTTGGCTGGTCCTGGTGGTCCCCTTGAACCAATGCCCTCACTTGGGATGTTCCCAGCCTCTGTGGGTTCAGGAGAATTCACGGAAATGGCCTCAGGGTCAAGGAATGAAGTGCAGGGCCAGCCAGGACTAGGGAGCCCAAGGTTCTGGTGGGACTCTCAGCCATGTTTCCTATTTTGTCTGCagaagggagctgaaggagccaaCTCAAAAGGTCGAGGAGGAGGCAAAAGCcctagaggaggaagagaggcagaagaaggaaaagaagagtgTCTCTGCAGGGAAGCAACCTCCAAAACCAGCGAAGGGGAAAACCAAGACCCaagagaagaaggaaaccaaactcccagagaagaagaaaaccaaaatcccagagaagaaggaaaccaaaatcccagagaagaaagaaatcaaggctccagagaagaaggaaaccaGAACAccagagaggaaggaaaccaAAGCCCCAAAGAAGTGTGAACCCTaaatcccagagaagaaggaacCCAAAGCCCCAAAGAAGAGGGAACTCAAAGCCTCAAAGAAGGGGGGAACTGAAATCCCAGAAGACCCAGACGAGATGGAGAACTCTTCATTTTTTATTCACACAACTCATTTTACAAAGTTTGAAAGACTTCGTGTGCAACTTTAGTTAGTTCATAGATTACTTGCCAGTTATTCTGTTATTGGTTAATTAAAGAGATTTTACTTGTGCATCAAATCTCTCTATTGTATTGTTTACCTGTTCTCTTCACTGAGTCTCATGGGAGAAATCCCTTGTTGTtgcaggtgcatttgtttttcaccctCAGAATAGACTGGTCACAAAGTCTCATTCTTGCAATAGCTTCACATGGGAACTTGTAACTGCTTAGCTGCACTCAGAAGAGATGACAGGCCAGCTATTAATATGGCAGAACAAGGCCTGATTTCAAAAGACCTTTCTTTTATGATTATTCTACTGTTCTATGACATCTCCCCCTTTTCGTTCATTTAAAAAAGGCTCCTATGTTCTGATGTTGAAACAGCTCACTCTTGTGAGGGTATTATCTCATCACAGTTGTCACTGGTTATCTGTTAGATATGGGATAAGATAGATAAAAGACCAATTACAATCAACAAAACCTACCAAATTCTATCAAGTCATTGACACAGGGTTTTGCAgcatgagaaaacaaaagaataatGTCCAATGTCTCTtagggaaatggaaagaaatgacCATTGTTTCCAATTAGttgagaaggatgagaaagtCTCTGAGCTGGAAATGTTGATCTTTGACATCACTGAATGTCCTCCTGGGCGCTGGAACTGGGAATACCTGCAGAAGGTTCGTAGGAGCACTGTACCGTGAGGATGCCATGAGGCTTTTGTTGGCAAATTGCCTCCGTCAGTTTCCAGCCACAGCCATGTCTTGGCagtcctcctcctgctcctgctctggccaCAAAGGCTGCAAGGTGATGAGGTTATTTCTCCTTTCACTGGGCCTCGTTTTTTCAGAACTGATCAGTATCTGATGGAATGAACAAGTGACTGCTTTGAACTGCTGATGATAAAACACAGGCACATCTTCTCCTGAAGTTAATGAATTAATCAGGCTTCACTGTGACACAGCCTATTGGGATTTAGATGTGATGATCTGTTTTCCAAATTTCTCATGTAAATATTGCATTATTCAAAATGATTAGTTGTCCAAATTTCTCATGTACATATTGCATTACTTGAATGTTCATAAGGCGTtaattcctcttcttttttattttttaagaatgaGATGCATGTCTTTTGTTATGAGTATGATGAAACATCATAGCAAAATAATACATGCAGTGAACAAGAAACTTACAGCAATTAGGAATAATTTGGATCCAACAATCAGGAATATTTCAAATAGCAGAAAAAGCTAACAACATAGGTTTCTTTCACCCACCAGAaccaaaagaaagttttcttggcagttctctgcttttaaccccctgtgttctcagaggcgtatccatgtcctcagtggccacaccacgtgccaatattcaaatctgggCACCTATTGGTTtaaccacagcatcccagaaaactcacttccttttcaaaccaggacagaGGGTCTGTTTCCCTTCTGGCCGGCAAAGAGGTAACAAGGCCGACCCGGTCCCCGTCtcagccaggccgggccgggcggctcCTGCCGTGGGGCCGGGCCCCTTCCCAGAGACCCCGCCAGGCCCCATCGgctgccgggcagggcaggggaggccgcggggccgaggccgggccgggccatggctgcagttgtgaccatctgggcactgctgagccctgccctgcctccagcccGGGCCCAGCCAGGATCCGccgggccccaggagcagccccgggccgggccggctcggCCAAGATTCTGCCACCGCTTTGGTTCAGCCGCAAGCCCCGGGcaaggggaggagaagccaaCGGTTCcaagtgtgctgctgctgctgtgttctggcctggctgctgagatcctggccctgccccagcgcagccgctgcagaaacctccatcATAAAACAGCTCCGCCGCAAGCACCGAGCCCGGCCGGGGTCACGGAACCATCTGCAGACCCCGGGTGAGATATGAACTCTTTCAGTGCTTCCATCCTCCCTcgagagagggaaaaggacaaaGTGCAGATACATACATGAGCAGCACAAAGACATGGAGGTCAGTGAAGTGGAAGCTGAGCCCCAGAtaggagggatgaggagatgtcttgatcttggggctgaaatcctcttgtaaagcaatggagaaggatgtaattgatacatcagactctctttttccctgtaaGGCATTGAAAAGCATGGGAAGATGACTTATTCAGCAAAAACCTCCATGCTAAAGTAAGCAAACCTTGAAGTACTATGATCCcatgagaagtttgaacagagaaagagagacaagTGATGAGACCCTGTGCCTCATGATGAGAAGACCTCTGTTTGTAGAGATTATTTCAGAAATAGATGAAGAGAACCTTTGCTCCtaaacagctcatctttaaacTAATACCCCGTAAACTAACATGGCCCATAAACACAGATGTGGaaaaagatgtgaaaaaatgggagggaCTTCACAATTACCGATTTTCTGGGTGGCTGCTATTCATGGGAATTGAGAGCCATGAGAAACATGTTTTCTTGTAAAGCTTCCATAGCATGAAAGAGAGACTCCTTTCCCTACATGAACTGAAGAAAAACTATTCAAGAGGTGGCAAAGTGAATGAAAACTTTAGGTTTTGTCTCTGCATTGtcagtaagaaagaaaagcttgcagggagaggagaagtgTTCCAAAAGTTTTTTTCGCATTCATATTGCTCTTTCTTCTAGTTACTggtaataaacttttctttatacccttttaaaattttgagcctactttgcctttctcctaatcctacctcacagcaggaaataagTATAATCTAGTGAGTGTACTGGTATATAGCCAACACTGGACCCACCACAATCATTGCTGCATTCTCCAAGAAATCTCAAATTAGCGAACAAAAACCACTACAGATAGCTTCCTGATGAGCTCCATGAGAGCAGAGggacatcaaggcagagccatggtttgtcagggTTTGCTTGATCCTCATGTGCCCcactgtgcatttggagctgagccctggaacctcaaggcctgagaggagattgcacaaacctttccaggagtcacagtcagaagaaaaccccaaagtgtctcaaGGCATtcatggctcccactgaggtccaTTCCAACagaggctcctcatggactccttggaggacaGAACTGGAGGCCAGAATGGCACAAAAaactctcagagactcagtgtggaaaaaaaaatccaaagtaccttaaaaaccttgagtatctaaaagtattaatgagccccactgattgtcagtacaaagctctcaagagacttgttaaagcagataattgcgGCCATGGttgcacaaacctctcccagagtctgtatcaaaagggaaataccaagtaccttaaaaaaactgaagtaccccgaagcattaatgagccccagtgagtgttgttactgacaaagcctctccagggactaattacagcagataattggaggccatgattgcacaaacctcttgGAGACTCctaggcaaaagccaaacctaaagtcctttgaaaaaactgcagtccctgggaacattaaggagcccccagggccattcctgagcaaggctccccagggactccttccagcagatccttgaggccactgggatgtgggctagggggggatgctgagggcaggacaaggggctgacagtgcccagcctggctggggctgtgccaggaggccccagggcctggggacaaggtgtctcctcacagcccttggtggcacagaccctattgctgtgccccagggcaccaaggctTGCCTTCTCTTTGTCCCTATCAGGGCCTTCAAttctctgctgtgcctggggcctggggacactttctcagttgtctccttcagtgggacccattaaaagtccaagaaactttggagctggattctgccttggagttctggagaggtttcttcagctccctctcagggactgatgttcagggcctgagcacaaagccccagaggctcattaaagtccttgtgctgtgtctgtgctgctgagctgggctgggctcctggcacagaggcagctcctggtaaccaagaagagcttcaaaagcacatttctcttgatgagcagctcttctgccagcccagcagggctggggctctgcctgcagccaccccgggcacagcacagaggcacagagagcttcaatcagtcagggctgggaaggtgctgagaattgcctggggcagaatcactgccagcccttggcacaggaacctctggctgcaggacaatacAGCTGCatctcctggagccatctcctaaagcttgAATATCCAAATACctgcagaccctgtgagtacaatTCTGAGtatttctggtgcaggggaggtgaaatgctcatgaagTTCTGACATGCTGAGGGCTTCTGATCAGTCATAGAATATTTCCAAGacaagttttttttaaaaatgaggaaCTCTCCTAAGACTTTATATTCAGTTTCCTACTACTGGAGATTTGCAGGGAGAGGGGGATAAATATTAAAGTTTGAGTATGAATTAATAATTATGAGTTCTGACAAAGACTTGAGAAATCCGAACTGTTCATTTAAGTGATTACTAGGTTCACAAAAGATCCGCAATGTGCTTTCAGCttctctgcccatggacagcaccagcatcacCTTTGCTGGACCCATCAgactcagtctgagctgtc from Zonotrichia albicollis isolate bZonAlb1 unplaced genomic scaffold, bZonAlb1.hap1 Scaffold_83, whole genome shotgun sequence encodes the following:
- the LOC141728050 gene encoding hydrocephalus-inducing protein homolog, whose amino-acid sequence is MSGGSVTAPSLHFDLAELDFGDISFGFPYTQCCRLTNSSAVPLTFQLRMSDDGTQPAVDSVDQIRRDTNPAWSKGIHFHVEPREFTINPSQGTILPQGHQDIEVTLCSNTVMDFYWRLLVDLEGIGKGVAALIITASCISLCPFQKRKEDSAVLYSSPKPCGIVQPQSTAEIPVVVAVQALGTHRTDVLIGVFGDERNPLRAQLRSSGRLAEISPSPRPAELGRISAPQPVDELHPLKFKPQPPKERRTSLESPATRWRHFRTGKAFSNLPLPGVLQPGESQQVSSTVSGHLTTTCNVPELCHVEGGSTSEVLVPRAASRVSSSLSPWEITCGSQAPLRDRRELKEPTQKVEEEAKALEEEERQKKEKKSVSAGKQPPKPAKGKTKTQEKKETKLPEKKKTKIPEKKETKIPEKKEIKAPEKKETRTPERKETKAPKKCEP